In Populus alba chromosome 9, ASM523922v2, whole genome shotgun sequence, a genomic segment contains:
- the LOC118034774 gene encoding protein NUCLEAR FUSION DEFECTIVE 4: protein MGDACKFALHAVDGRWFSVFASFLIMAGAGATYLFGTYSKDIKATLGYDQTTLNLLGFFKDLGANVGVLSGLLAEVTPTWFVLVVGSAMNFVGYFMIWMSVTQRIAKPAVWQMCLYICIGANSQNFANTGALVTCVKNFPESRGVMLGMLKGFVGLSGAIFTQFYLAIYGTDSKSLILLIGWLPAALSVIFAYTVRERKPERQPNELKVFYQFLIVSIILALFLMAVNIVEKVVDFSKAAYAGSATVVCVMLFIPLIIAIKEDWIQWNLKHQEGMKPATEATAEKKLDITPEVKSEISKEQEEKVQKSCFLTICNKPPRGEDYTILQALLSIDMLILFAATFCGLGASLTAVDNLGQIGESLGYPTKTIKSFVSLVSIWNFFGRVFAGFVSESLLVRYKMPRPLMMTFVLLLACVGYLLIAFPFSGSVYVASVITGFSFGAQLPLLFAIISELFGLKYYSTLFNCGQLASPLGSYILNVKVTGLLYDNEAVKELAKKGLDRSAVKELVCIGVQCFRLPFIVLSAVTFFGALISLILVMRTRKFYSSDIYKKFREIHGVK, encoded by the coding sequence ATGGGTGACGCGTGCAAATTTGCTCTACATGCAGTAGATGGGAGATGGTTCTCTGTTTTTGCCTCCTTTTTGATCATGGCTGGAGCTGGTGCTACATATCTCTTTGGCACCTACTCCAAAGATATTAAAGCCACCCTTGGTTATGACCAAACCACTCTCAATCTTCTAGGATTCTTTAAGGATCTCGGTGCTAATGTCGGGGTCCTTTCTGGACTTCTAGCTGAAGTTACACCAACATGGTTTGTGCTTGTGGTTGGTTCTGCCATGAACTTTGTCGGGTACTTCATGATTTGGATGTCTGTGACTCAGAGGATAGCCAAGCCTGCTGTTTGGCAGATGTGTTTGTATATTTGTATAGGTGCCAATTCCCAAAACTTTGCAAACACGGGAGCTCTTGTCACTTGTGTCAAGAACTTCCCTGAAAGTAGAGGGGTGATGCTGGGTATGTTGAAGGGTTTTGTGGGGTTAAGTGGAGCTATCTTTACACAATTTTACTTGGCCATCTATGGAACTGATTCGAAGTCTCTCATTCTTCTCATTGGGTGGCTCCCTGCTGCTCTGTCTGTGATTTTTGCTTACACTGTTCGAGAAAGGAAGCCAGAGAGGCAACCTAATGAGCTCAAGGTGTTTTACCAGTTTCTCATTGTGTCAATTATTCTAGCTTTGTTTCTCATGGCTGTGAACATAGTTGAAAAAGTTGTTGATTTCTCCAAAGCAGCCTATGCTGGAAGTGCTACTGTAGTTTGTGTTATGCTTTTTATACCTCTCATTATTGCCATCAAAGAGGATTGGATCCAATGGAACCTCAAGCATCAAGAAGGAATGAAACCTGCTACAGAGGCAACCGCTGAGAAGAAACTAGATATTACACCGGAGGTGAAGTCCGAAATCTCAAAAGAGCAAGAGGAGAAGGTTCAAAAATCCTGTTTCCTTACCATATGCAACAAGCCACCGAGAGGTGAAGACTACACAATCTTACAAGCACTTTTGAGCATCGATATGCTCATCTTATTTGCTGCAACATTCTGTGGCCTTGGTGCAAGCTTAACAGCAGTGGACAACTTGGGCCAAATTGGTGAATCGCTAGGATATCCAACTAAAACTATCAAATCCTTTGTTTCACTAGTGAGCATATGGAATTTTTTTGGAAGGGTCTTTGCTGGATTTGTTTCTGAAAGCTTACTAGTGAGGTACAAGATGCCTCGTCCATTGATGATGACATTTGTTCTCCTCTTGGCGTGCGTAGGCTACCTCCTCATTGCCTTCCCCTTCTCAGGTTCAGTCTATGTAGCATCAGTGATTACGGGGTTTTCCTTCGGTGCACAACTGCCTTTGCTATTCGCTATAATCTCTGAGCTCTTTGGACTCAAGTACTACTCTACATTGTTCAATTGTGGACAATTAGCAAGCCCTCTTGGCTCGTATATACTTAATGTCAAGGTCACTGGGTTGTTATATGACAACGAAGCGGTGAAAGAGCTAGCAAAGAAGGGTCTGGATAGATCAGCGGTGAAGGAATTGGTCTGCATTGGGGTCCAGTGTTTCAGGCTACCGTTCATAGTTTTGTCTGCTGTGACGTTTTTTGGTGCTCTTATTTCTCTGATTCTGGTGATGAGGACAAGGAAGTTTTACAGCAGTGATATATACAAAAAGTTCAGAGAGATTCATGGAGTGAAATGA